In Mycoplasmopsis fermentans PG18, one genomic interval encodes:
- a CDS encoding DUF2179 domain-containing protein gives MENKNNQNELTNQNEIEIQRSKIKQSFLHFGTLYRVRSFKKQIIYTIIIGVLFGIVQHLLISITGLYNMGLDGLCQSIARIVRHFLRWTSLVWKDSDKLIESFWVLVIYNVLFWLLILVANIPLFVLAYKKISKKFGFLSIIFLVVACITGFCIGLIPTSEQWFMISKIDSANLTWETGKFKDFSIFLYAILWAFLQGVFASALLIIGCCTGGADILGVYWSHKKFKDIGASFILVHLLFLFACNLIGSYIPFAVEDPIAASFSKHPGNRYELENFFNPSFVAGFIMVVVNGIVLNVLFPKFKMVKVEIISNQVEMIQQKLNTLKDRRYATSTLTVIGGYSHKEQKILLTTCLYIDAAKLLETVRGIDQNALFTVMDLKKADGYIYTTHEHQNHLFKHKKRDEINDQQKQN, from the coding sequence ATGGAAAATAAAAATAATCAAAATGAATTAACAAACCAAAACGAAATAGAGATTCAACGTTCAAAAATTAAACAGTCGTTTTTGCATTTTGGTACTTTATATAGGGTTAGAAGTTTTAAAAAACAAATAATTTACACCATTATTATTGGAGTTCTTTTTGGTATAGTTCAACATTTACTTATTTCAATAACAGGACTTTATAATATGGGTTTAGACGGACTTTGTCAGTCAATTGCTCGGATAGTTAGACACTTTTTAAGATGAACAAGTTTAGTATGAAAAGATAGTGACAAACTGATTGAGTCCTTCTGAGTTTTAGTGATTTATAATGTGTTATTCTGGCTGTTAATATTAGTAGCTAATATTCCTTTATTTGTTTTAGCATATAAAAAAATTAGCAAAAAATTTGGTTTCTTATCTATTATTTTCTTAGTTGTAGCTTGTATTACAGGTTTTTGTATTGGTTTAATTCCAACCTCTGAGCAATGATTTATGATTTCAAAAATTGATTCAGCTAATTTAACTTGAGAAACAGGTAAATTTAAAGATTTTTCAATTTTCTTATATGCAATACTATGAGCATTTTTACAAGGAGTATTTGCTTCAGCTTTATTAATTATTGGTTGTTGTACAGGAGGAGCTGATATTCTAGGAGTTTATTGATCACACAAAAAATTCAAGGATATTGGTGCAAGTTTTATACTTGTTCACTTGTTATTTTTATTTGCATGTAATTTAATTGGTAGTTATATTCCTTTTGCAGTTGAAGATCCTATTGCAGCTTCTTTTTCAAAACATCCAGGTAATAGATATGAATTAGAAAACTTTTTCAACCCTTCATTTGTCGCCGGATTTATTATGGTTGTAGTTAATGGTATTGTTTTAAATGTTTTATTTCCTAAATTTAAAATGGTTAAAGTTGAAATTATTTCAAATCAAGTTGAAATGATTCAACAAAAATTGAATACTTTAAAAGACCGTCGTTATGCTACAAGTACCTTAACTGTTATTGGTGGTTACAGTCATAAAGAACAAAAAATTCTTTTGACAACTTGCTTATATATTGATGCAGCTAAATTATTAGAAACAGTTCGTGGAATTGACCAAAATGCCTTATTTACAGTTATGGATCTTAAAAAAGCAGATGGTTATATTTATACAACTCACGAACATCAAAATCATTTATTTAAACATAAAAAACGTGACGAAATTAATGATCAACAAAAGCAAAATTAA
- a CDS encoding DUF2188 domain-containing protein, with amino-acid sequence MAETKNKEATVYHVTPKGLGWQVKGVGNSRPTKIVKTQKEAVELANEIAKKRGGSVLIHKTTGRVRDAISHKGKK; translated from the coding sequence ATGGCAGAAACAAAAAACAAAGAAGCAACAGTATACCACGTAACTCCTAAAGGCTTAGGTTGACAAGTTAAAGGTGTTGGGAACTCAAGACCTACAAAAATTGTTAAAACTCAAAAAGAAGCTGTTGAATTAGCAAATGAAATTGCTAAAAAACGTGGTGGTTCTGTATTGATTCACAAAACAACAGGCCGTGTTAGAGATGCTATTAGCCACAAAGGCAAAAAATAA
- the uvrA gene encoding excinuclease ABC subunit UvrA, producing the protein MSAKEEIIVKGAREHNLKNVSVTLPKNKLIVFTGLSGSGKSSLAFNTIYEEGRRKYVDSLSNYARLFLGGTSKPDVDSIDGLSPSISIEQKTTHNNPRSTVGTVTEIYDYFRLLFARIGKPFCPHHNIEITSQTNKDIIDSVFNLKDGSKLYILAPVVDGEKGTWATLLEKLKKEGFLRVKVDGEIKNLEDEIKLEKNIRHTIDIVIDRVVLNEENRNRISEALSVAVEYGKGIVKVETTDDEVKTFSKLHSCVYKDFEMPKIETKLFSFNSPYGMCQNCKGLGVDLKADFDALTPEPWRSIFEGGIKYFENTVNTQNLEWQEFEVLLDHYKIDKNCPIEDLGKKDLEIIKYGSKEELDFVVVSESGNKWRKHKVIEGILTKVQRLYIETTSERIRDWLKKYMGTFECSTCHGSRLNEYALAVRINGYNIEDFSRMSVEDALITIENLKLNEEETKISTLIINELINRLSFLKNVGLNYLTLNRNAETLSGGESQRIKLATQIGSNLTGVLYVLDEPSIGLHQKDNDRLIKTLKSMVEIGNTLIVVEHDEETIRSADYIVDIGPKAGIHGGEIIAQGTLEDIIKEPKSITGKYLSGEMKIEVPRVRRSGNGKVVTIFQAAENNLKNIDVKFPLGKFIGVTGLSGSGKSSLVNEILVKGIESVLGHKTGKIGKFKSISGLNQIDKIVPISQSPIGRTPRSNPATYTSVFDDIREIFASVEESRARAYSRSRFSFNVPGGRCEKCQGDGSIKIEMHFLPDVYVPCDECDGQRYNRETLEIKYKNKNIAQVLDMTADEALEFFSTRANIRIKLETLVAVGLGYIKLGQSSTTLSGGEAQRVKLATYLQKKATGKTIYVLDEPTTGLHSYDVANLLKVLNKIVDNGDTVVVIEHNLDVIKCCDYIIDLGPEGGVNGGRVVATGTPEQVAENENSYTGQYLKMIL; encoded by the coding sequence ATGTCAGCCAAAGAAGAAATTATAGTTAAAGGTGCTAGAGAACATAATTTAAAAAATGTTTCAGTAACTTTACCTAAAAATAAACTCATAGTTTTTACAGGGCTTTCAGGTAGTGGAAAGTCTTCTTTAGCATTCAATACTATTTATGAAGAAGGTAGAAGAAAATATGTTGATAGTTTAAGTAACTATGCTCGTTTATTTTTAGGTGGAACAAGTAAACCTGATGTTGATAGTATTGATGGGCTTAGTCCTTCTATTTCAATTGAACAAAAAACAACACATAATAACCCTCGTTCAACTGTTGGTACTGTTACTGAAATTTATGACTATTTTAGATTACTTTTTGCTCGTATTGGTAAACCATTTTGTCCTCACCATAATATTGAAATAACTAGTCAAACCAATAAAGATATTATTGATTCAGTTTTCAATTTAAAAGATGGATCAAAACTTTATATTTTAGCTCCTGTTGTTGATGGTGAAAAAGGAACCTGAGCAACGCTTTTAGAAAAACTTAAAAAAGAAGGATTCTTAAGAGTTAAAGTTGATGGTGAAATAAAAAACCTTGAAGATGAAATTAAATTAGAAAAAAATATTAGACATACTATTGATATAGTAATTGACCGTGTGGTTTTAAATGAAGAAAATAGAAACAGAATTTCTGAAGCTTTAAGTGTTGCTGTGGAATATGGAAAAGGCATAGTTAAAGTTGAAACTACTGATGATGAAGTTAAAACATTTTCAAAATTACACTCTTGTGTTTATAAAGATTTTGAAATGCCTAAAATTGAAACTAAACTTTTCTCATTTAACTCGCCTTATGGTATGTGTCAAAATTGCAAAGGACTTGGAGTCGATTTAAAAGCTGACTTTGATGCTCTAACTCCAGAACCTTGAAGAAGTATATTTGAAGGTGGAATTAAATATTTTGAAAACACAGTCAATACTCAAAATTTAGAGTGACAAGAATTTGAAGTTTTATTAGATCATTACAAAATTGATAAAAATTGTCCAATTGAAGATTTAGGTAAAAAAGACTTAGAAATCATTAAATATGGATCAAAAGAAGAACTCGACTTTGTTGTTGTTTCTGAAAGTGGAAATAAATGAAGAAAACACAAAGTTATCGAAGGTATTTTGACTAAAGTCCAAAGACTTTATATAGAAACAACTAGCGAAAGAATTCGTGACTGACTTAAAAAATACATGGGTACTTTTGAATGTTCAACTTGCCATGGAAGTAGATTAAATGAATATGCACTAGCAGTTAGAATTAATGGTTATAACATAGAAGACTTTAGTCGTATGTCAGTTGAAGATGCTTTGATTACTATCGAAAACTTAAAATTGAATGAAGAAGAGACTAAGATTTCTACTTTAATTATTAATGAATTAATTAACCGTTTAAGTTTTCTTAAAAATGTTGGACTTAACTATTTAACTTTAAATAGAAATGCCGAAACTTTAAGTGGTGGTGAAAGTCAAAGAATTAAATTAGCAACTCAAATTGGTTCTAATTTAACTGGTGTTTTATATGTTTTAGATGAACCATCAATTGGGCTTCATCAAAAAGATAATGACCGTTTAATTAAAACACTTAAAAGTATGGTTGAAATAGGTAATACTTTAATTGTTGTTGAACATGATGAAGAAACAATTAGATCAGCAGATTATATTGTTGATATTGGACCTAAGGCAGGAATTCATGGTGGTGAAATTATTGCTCAAGGAACTTTAGAAGACATTATTAAAGAACCAAAAAGTATCACTGGAAAATATTTAAGTGGTGAAATGAAAATCGAAGTACCAAGAGTTAGAAGAAGTGGAAATGGCAAAGTAGTTACTATTTTTCAAGCTGCAGAAAACAACTTAAAAAATATTGATGTCAAGTTTCCTTTAGGTAAATTTATAGGAGTTACAGGCTTAAGTGGCAGTGGTAAAAGTAGTCTTGTAAATGAAATCCTAGTTAAAGGTATCGAAAGCGTATTAGGCCATAAAACAGGCAAAATCGGAAAATTCAAGAGTATTAGTGGACTAAATCAAATTGATAAAATTGTGCCAATTAGCCAAAGCCCTATTGGCAGAACTCCTCGTTCTAATCCAGCAACTTATACCTCAGTTTTTGATGATATTAGAGAAATTTTTGCCTCAGTTGAAGAATCACGTGCTAGAGCTTATAGCCGTTCTCGTTTTAGTTTCAATGTGCCTGGCGGACGTTGTGAAAAATGTCAAGGAGATGGTTCAATTAAAATTGAAATGCACTTTTTACCTGATGTTTATGTACCTTGTGACGAGTGCGATGGTCAAAGATATAATCGTGAAACTTTAGAGATTAAATACAAAAATAAAAATATAGCTCAAGTCTTAGATATGACTGCTGATGAAGCACTTGAATTCTTTAGTACTAGAGCAAATATTAGAATTAAATTAGAAACTTTAGTTGCTGTTGGATTAGGTTATATTAAGCTTGGACAATCATCAACAACACTTAGTGGTGGCGAAGCTCAACGGGTAAAATTAGCTACTTATTTACAAAAGAAGGCGACAGGAAAAACCATTTATGTATTGGATGAACCTACTACAGGATTACATTCTTATGATGTTGCAAACTTATTAAAAGTTTTAAATAAAATTGTTGATAATGGTGACACAGTTGTTGTTATTGAACACAATTTAGATGTCATTAAATGTTGTGATTATATTATCGATCTTGGCCCTGAAGGTGGGGTAAATGGTGGCCGAGTTGTGGCTACTGGAACTCCTGAACAAGTGGCAGAAAATGAAAATAGTTACACAGGACAATACCTAAAAATGATTTTATAA
- the uvrB gene encoding excinuclease ABC subunit UvrB, whose protein sequence is MSIFKLISPYKPAGDQPEAIKELVENIKDNMQHQVLKGVTGSGKTFTIANVIKEFDRPVLVLSHNKTLASQLYSELKGFFPHNRVEYYVSYFDYYRPEAYIPSSDTYIDKQSQNNKDLDAMRMSAMNAVLTRNDTIIVASVSAIYGALNPSEYYASVFPIEVGMQIKRQEFFKKLVQRNYKRNQIDLELGTFSAKGDAVYIQPADSDEYQIRVDFFGDEIDSIATCDPITKEVIERFSHYTIFPGDAYTVDRSVIDEACDKILVELDERIKYFKANNQLIEAQRIQERVEKDVDSLREFGMCPGIENYARYMDRREAGERPYTLLDYFKGKKPLLFIDESHMMIPQLNGMYHGDYSRKKNLVDYGFRLPSALDNRPLLFKEFENEFDFQTVYISATPDDYELDKTHGLLTKLFVRPTGLLDPKIEIRLSKNQIEDIYDELQRQKDKNERTLILTTTKRLAEELSRYFLEKNEKIAYIHSEHNTFERNEILRKLRKGVYDTVIGINLLREGVDLPEVSLIMVLDADKEGFMRSTKSLIQISGRAARNANGRVIFYADKTTKSMQECIEDNEIKRKMQIAYNKKHNITPKTIIKPIAEPIHGEGIEGEIEFFFKNEKRNQTQSGKKAKEELIKRLREQMNQAAKELDYERAIELRDIILELQAGKDKKVEE, encoded by the coding sequence ATGTCAATTTTTAAATTAATTTCACCTTATAAACCTGCAGGTGATCAACCTGAAGCAATTAAAGAACTTGTAGAAAATATTAAAGACAATATGCAACATCAAGTGCTTAAAGGAGTTACTGGTAGTGGTAAAACTTTTACTATTGCAAATGTTATTAAAGAATTTGATCGCCCTGTTTTAGTTTTAAGTCACAACAAAACTTTAGCTTCTCAACTTTACAGTGAGTTGAAAGGTTTCTTTCCTCATAATCGCGTTGAGTATTATGTTTCATATTTTGACTACTATCGACCCGAAGCTTATATTCCTTCTTCAGATACTTACATTGATAAACAATCTCAAAATAACAAAGATTTAGATGCTATGAGAATGTCAGCTATGAATGCTGTTTTAACTAGAAATGACACTATTATTGTTGCTTCAGTTTCGGCAATTTATGGTGCACTTAATCCTAGTGAATATTATGCTTCAGTTTTTCCTATTGAAGTAGGTATGCAAATTAAAAGGCAAGAATTCTTTAAAAAACTTGTTCAAAGAAACTATAAAAGAAACCAAATTGATTTAGAATTAGGCACTTTTAGCGCCAAAGGTGATGCAGTTTATATTCAACCAGCTGATAGTGATGAATATCAAATTCGAGTCGATTTTTTTGGCGATGAAATTGATTCAATTGCAACTTGCGATCCTATTACTAAAGAAGTAATAGAACGTTTTAGTCATTACACAATTTTCCCCGGAGATGCTTATACAGTTGATAGAAGTGTTATTGATGAAGCTTGTGACAAAATCTTAGTTGAATTAGATGAGAGAATTAAATATTTTAAAGCTAATAACCAATTAATTGAAGCTCAAAGAATCCAAGAAAGAGTTGAAAAAGATGTCGATAGCTTAAGAGAATTTGGTATGTGTCCTGGTATTGAAAACTATGCAAGATATATGGATAGAAGAGAAGCAGGCGAGCGTCCTTATACCTTATTAGACTATTTTAAAGGCAAAAAACCACTTTTATTTATTGATGAGAGTCACATGATGATTCCACAATTAAATGGAATGTATCATGGTGACTACTCACGTAAAAAAAACTTAGTTGATTATGGTTTTAGATTACCAAGTGCACTAGATAATAGACCACTGCTTTTTAAAGAATTTGAAAATGAATTTGATTTTCAAACTGTTTATATTTCAGCTACCCCTGATGATTATGAACTTGATAAAACTCATGGTTTATTAACCAAATTATTTGTTCGTCCTACTGGTCTTTTAGATCCTAAAATTGAAATTAGACTTTCTAAAAACCAAATTGAAGATATTTATGATGAATTGCAAAGACAAAAAGATAAAAATGAAAGAACTTTGATTTTAACTACAACTAAACGTTTAGCTGAAGAATTAAGTAGATACTTTTTAGAAAAAAATGAAAAAATTGCTTATATCCACTCAGAACATAATACTTTTGAACGGAATGAAATCTTAAGAAAACTTCGTAAAGGCGTTTACGACACTGTTATTGGAATTAACTTATTGCGTGAAGGTGTTGATTTACCTGAAGTAAGTTTAATTATGGTTTTAGATGCTGATAAAGAAGGCTTTATGCGTTCGACTAAAAGCTTAATCCAAATTTCAGGTCGGGCAGCTAGAAATGCTAATGGTCGAGTAATTTTCTATGCAGATAAAACTACTAAAAGTATGCAAGAGTGTATTGAAGATAATGAAATTAAAAGAAAGATGCAGATTGCTTATAATAAGAAACATAATATTACACCTAAAACCATTATTAAACCAATTGCTGAGCCAATTCATGGCGAAGGAATTGAAGGCGAAATTGAATTCTTTTTCAAAAACGAAAAACGAAATCAAACTCAAAGTGGCAAGAAAGCTAAAGAAGAACTTATTAAAAGATTACGTGAACAAATGAATCAAGCAGCTAAAGAATTGGACTATGAAAGAGCTATTGAATTGCGCGATATTATCCTAGAATTACAAGCTGGTAAAGATAAGAAAGTTGAGGAATAA
- a CDS encoding lipoprotein 17-related variable surface protein, protein MKKKIKLSLIFSSVTAGVLPLISSQCQNTTKEEIKADEDFKLLSIADIKNADYDSTNKVYKISTTTKEADQIKKEDIKFESTTKKYTYIIDNLKADKAKGELEIFLTQKEGNKEIKKFTIKVVGFYVDTDKFDENIKFITGLDLAEKDKYTVKEYKNQFNDLAKLQAKLSIATSNSKDLATFLKEYEISIKSIEIEEVSASKGEANIKATFENKAKTKSKEITIKLTGFKKETESLQATLEGIFDTIDVLENKKDFNVFNYTITDLRYFKNKTQVDVTKVFNEKGIEIKNKEADTSSGETEPYSGWLSINITFGWKDATKTETYVWSQVVAGFKEIKVNSELEAAFNVDLKDKSTKTAQEYVEEFNALTDQEKEEKITFTNADYQNDLSVFKNMEGLNYIKYQLEVVDNFEGKVKLVAKWQQWNQPEYAYNKEITGFVTKETIQQKMAKLTNVDLNEKASKTIEEYIAAHTSDLLAQVTATTPSGKTLSEYLSEEKITINKTELIVANNNLGQAKLKLTLSFEDKSQENVEVEYEINDFKKPAPYSEDKFENLIGTLKTKIS, encoded by the coding sequence ATGAAGAAGAAAATTAAATTAAGTCTTATTTTTTCAAGCGTAACAGCAGGTGTTTTACCTTTAATTTCATCTCAATGTCAAAACACAACAAAAGAAGAAATTAAAGCAGATGAAGACTTTAAACTTTTGTCTATTGCAGATATTAAGAATGCTGATTATGACTCTACAAACAAAGTATATAAGATTAGCACAACTACAAAAGAAGCTGATCAAATTAAAAAAGAAGATATTAAATTTGAAAGTACAACAAAGAAATATACATATATAATTGACAACTTAAAAGCAGATAAAGCTAAGGGTGAATTAGAAATTTTCCTTACTCAAAAAGAAGGAAATAAAGAAATTAAAAAATTCACAATTAAGGTTGTAGGATTTTATGTAGATACTGACAAATTTGACGAAAACATCAAATTTATAACTGGTTTGGACTTAGCAGAAAAAGACAAATACACAGTTAAAGAATACAAAAATCAATTTAATGATCTAGCTAAATTACAAGCTAAATTGTCAATAGCAACTTCAAATAGCAAAGATTTAGCTACTTTCTTAAAAGAATATGAAATATCAATTAAAAGCATAGAAATAGAAGAAGTAAGTGCTTCAAAAGGTGAAGCAAATATTAAAGCAACTTTTGAAAATAAAGCAAAAACTAAATCAAAAGAAATTACAATCAAATTAACTGGATTCAAAAAAGAAACTGAATCGTTACAAGCAACATTAGAAGGTATTTTTGATACTATTGATGTTTTAGAAAACAAAAAAGATTTCAATGTTTTCAACTATACAATTACAGATCTAAGATACTTCAAAAATAAAACACAAGTTGATGTAACAAAAGTATTTAATGAAAAAGGTATTGAAATTAAAAATAAAGAAGCTGATACCTCATCAGGTGAAACTGAACCTTATTCAGGATGATTATCAATTAATATTACTTTTGGTTGAAAAGACGCCACTAAAACTGAAACATATGTTTGAAGTCAAGTAGTTGCAGGCTTTAAAGAAATTAAAGTTAATAGTGAATTAGAAGCAGCATTTAATGTGGATTTAAAAGATAAATCAACTAAAACTGCACAAGAATATGTTGAAGAATTTAATGCACTAACTGATCAAGAAAAAGAAGAAAAAATTACATTCACAAATGCAGATTATCAAAATGATTTATCTGTATTTAAAAACATGGAAGGTTTAAATTACATTAAATATCAATTAGAAGTTGTTGACAATTTTGAAGGAAAAGTTAAATTAGTTGCAAAATGACAACAATGAAATCAACCAGAATATGCATACAACAAAGAAATAACTGGTTTTGTTACAAAAGAAACCATTCAACAAAAAATGGCTAAATTAACAAATGTTGACTTAAATGAAAAAGCAAGTAAAACAATTGAAGAATATATTGCAGCTCACACAAGTGATTTATTGGCTCAAGTTACAGCCACAACTCCAAGTGGTAAAACCTTAAGCGAATATCTAAGTGAAGAAAAGATTACAATTAATAAAACAGAATTAATTGTTGCTAATAATAATTTAGGTCAAGCAAAATTGAAATTAACTTTAAGTTTTGAAGATAAAAGTCAAGAAAATGTTGAAGTTGAATATGAAATTAATGATTTCAAAAAACCAGCTCCATATTCAGAAGACAAATTTGAAAACTTAATCGGTACTTTAAAAACTAAAATTAGTTAA
- a CDS encoding YitT family protein, whose amino-acid sequence MNTPQDNKNHEDKRVQVEIKRSKVKQSFLHFGSLYRVKKLRWQVLLSVLIGLIFGLGQFLLVQITGLYNLGLDAFCQSVARIAKHFITDDNWKNNIYNLLFWTVNLLANIPLFILGYKKVNKRFGFLTIIFMTTATIFGLIIGFITGSENWFIFTKIKAEELTWDEAKGGNLTIFVYALVWAFLQAGIAAALLIINSSTGGSDVLGVYWSHKKFKDVGASFIFVHLAFLTVANLIGTYIPLITPKGSFREGAYKPEYFFNPSFIAGIVMVLINGVVLNVLFPKYKIVKVEIYSSKIPEIQEKINTLKDVRFATSHLSVKGGYSGQEQEVLVTMCLYLDAAHLLEIVREFDENALFTVTDLKKVDGYFYVSVENHKSLFNKKIENKEQKKTKENVEDNSKK is encoded by the coding sequence ATGAATACACCTCAAGACAACAAAAATCATGAAGATAAAAGAGTACAAGTAGAAATAAAAAGATCAAAAGTGAAACAATCATTTTTGCATTTTGGCTCACTTTATCGTGTTAAAAAATTAAGATGACAAGTTCTTTTAAGTGTTTTAATTGGCTTAATTTTTGGTTTAGGACAATTCCTTTTAGTCCAAATAACAGGACTTTATAACTTAGGTTTAGATGCTTTCTGTCAATCAGTTGCTCGGATTGCAAAACACTTTATTACTGATGATAACTGAAAAAATAATATATATAACCTTTTATTCTGAACAGTTAACTTATTAGCTAATATTCCTTTATTTATATTAGGTTATAAAAAAGTTAATAAGCGTTTTGGGTTTTTAACAATAATTTTTATGACTACTGCTACTATTTTTGGGTTGATAATTGGTTTCATAACAGGTAGTGAAAATTGATTTATTTTTACAAAAATTAAAGCAGAAGAATTAACATGAGATGAGGCAAAAGGCGGCAATTTAACAATCTTTGTTTATGCATTAGTTTGAGCATTTTTACAAGCAGGAATAGCAGCGGCTTTATTAATAATTAACTCAAGTACAGGCGGAAGTGATGTCTTAGGAGTTTATTGATCACACAAAAAATTTAAAGATGTTGGTGCAAGTTTCATTTTTGTTCACTTAGCATTTTTAACAGTTGCTAATTTAATAGGAACTTATATTCCTTTAATTACGCCAAAAGGATCTTTTAGAGAAGGCGCTTATAAACCAGAATATTTCTTTAATCCTTCATTTATTGCTGGTATTGTTATGGTTTTAATTAATGGGGTTGTGTTAAATGTTCTATTCCCTAAATATAAAATTGTTAAAGTTGAAATTTATTCATCTAAAATTCCTGAAATTCAAGAAAAAATTAATACTTTAAAAGATGTGAGATTTGCAACAAGCCACTTAAGTGTTAAAGGTGGCTACTCAGGTCAAGAACAAGAAGTTTTAGTTACAATGTGTTTATATTTAGATGCAGCACATCTTCTTGAAATTGTTCGAGAATTTGATGAAAATGCCTTATTTACAGTTACAGACCTTAAAAAGGTAGATGGATATTTCTATGTTTCAGTAGAAAATCACAAGAGTTTATTTAATAAAAAAATTGAAAATAAAGAACAAAAGAAAACTAAAGAAAATGTAGAAGATAACTCGAAAAAATAG
- a CDS encoding endonuclease, protein MTRKTKIGILIGTNIIVTAGLITALAIAPTRNNSNHSNSGTTTSETRKIEVKAKVSVDLSKKIDQLSNPSTEWFDFNGKAIQERVVKLTGKYDSKTQILTLEFELLDTKTSKSQHFTAQIKVENSVGGGTSTSETRKIEVKAKASVDLSKKIDQLSNPSTEWFDFNGKSSQERVTNLIGKYDSKTQILTLEFDLLDIKTSKSQHFTAQIKVENSGGGGTTTGDYVYDKSNNYYSSLEGLRGVDLFNALLNLQKQKRSKLTNYADLVNRIYRNAFIDKYFEKDNTILDVYSENPNGKDPYVFKVDEYDGRGGKSTGKSYGNGEGSMFNREHMIPQSWFNKDEATRCDAHFVWPTDKNVNAWRGNDPHDNISSPSWTSLNGTKGKDGVGCEPIDYFKGDIARAYFYFNVTHHNGTHNKGERVYTSTFPFFVKHYLDVYSKWATNDQVDLIEIDRNNKLDEIYGGLRNPFIDYPDLIELIWGNDTTKKFENRGVIVSVKTP, encoded by the coding sequence ATGACAAGAAAAACTAAAATAGGTATTTTAATTGGAACAAATATTATTGTTACTGCTGGACTAATAACAGCTTTAGCAATAGCGCCAACTAGAAATAATAGTAATCATTCAAATTCAGGCACAACAACAAGTGAAACAAGAAAAATAGAAGTCAAAGCTAAAGTGAGTGTTGATTTAAGCAAAAAAATTGATCAGTTATCTAATCCAAGCACTGAGTGATTTGATTTTAATGGAAAAGCAATTCAAGAAAGAGTTGTTAAATTAACTGGAAAATATGATTCTAAAACTCAAATTTTAACCTTAGAATTTGAGTTATTAGATACAAAAACTTCAAAATCACAACATTTTACTGCACAAATTAAAGTTGAAAATTCTGTAGGTGGAGGTACATCAACAAGCGAAACAAGAAAAATAGAAGTCAAAGCTAAAGCAAGTGTTGATTTAAGCAAAAAAATTGATCAGTTATCTAATCCAAGCACTGAGTGATTTGATTTTAATGGAAAATCAAGTCAAGAAAGAGTTACTAATTTAATTGGAAAATATGATTCTAAAACTCAAATTTTAACCTTAGAATTTGACTTATTAGATATCAAAACTTCAAAATCACAACATTTTACTGCACAAATTAAAGTTGAAAATTCTGGAGGCGGAGGAACAACAACAGGTGACTATGTTTATGATAAAAGTAATAATTATTATTCTTCTTTAGAAGGTTTAAGAGGAGTTGATTTATTTAATGCTTTATTAAATTTACAAAAACAAAAAAGAAGCAAACTTACAAATTATGCAGATTTAGTTAATAGAATTTATAGAAATGCATTTATAGATAAATATTTCGAAAAAGACAACACTATTCTTGATGTATATTCAGAAAATCCAAATGGAAAAGACCCTTATGTTTTTAAAGTTGATGAATATGATGGAAGAGGCGGAAAATCAACAGGAAAATCATATGGTAATGGAGAAGGATCTATGTTTAATCGAGAACATATGATTCCTCAGTCATGATTTAATAAAGATGAGGCAACAAGATGTGATGCTCATTTTGTTTGACCTACAGATAAAAATGTAAATGCTTGAAGAGGTAATGATCCTCATGATAATATTAGTAGTCCATCTTGAACTTCTTTAAATGGAACTAAAGGGAAAGATGGTGTTGGTTGTGAACCTATTGATTACTTTAAAGGAGATATAGCAAGAGCATATTTCTATTTCAATGTTACACACCATAATGGAACACATAATAAAGGTGAAAGAGTATATACTTCAACTTTTCCTTTCTTTGTAAAACACTATTTAGATGTATATTCTAAATGAGCAACAAATGATCAAGTTGACTTAATCGAAATTGACAGAAACAATAAATTAGATGAAATCTACGGTGGTTTAAGAAATCCATTTATTGATTATCCTGATTTAATTGAATTAATTTGAGGCAATGATACAACTAAAAAATTTGAAAATCGTGGTGTAATCGTTAGTGTAAAAACACCTTAA